The Oceanispirochaeta sp. M1 DNA window TGAGGCACTGTCCTTTCTTATATTGTTAACAAACAGAGTAAGACTCAAGATGAAGCTGATTGCTTCCCCAAAGGGCACGGCTAACCAGATCCCCAGCTCACCAAAAAGGGGCGGGAGGAGGATAAGACCCGCAATGATACCGATGAGGGATCGGAAGAGGGCAATCAGAGCCGATGTCTTTCCCATGTTCAGGGCCGTGAAATAGTTTGAAGTGAAGATATTGAAGCCATTGAACAGGTAGGCAAAGGAGAAAAATCTGATGGCCTGTTTCAATATGACGCCGTAATTTTCTCCCTCCTTCACAAAGATCCTGACAATAAGCTCTCCGCAGGAACGAAAGATGAAGAATAGCATCAGTGACATCAATACCATAAGAATGAGAGAGCGTTTGATTATCTCATTCTTCTTCTCTCCCTCCTTTGAACCGTGATAAAAGCTGATGATCGGGGCAAATCCCATGGAGCTGCCCAGAAGGAGTCCTATAAACATGAAATTGATGAGGAAGAGTGCCGATACGGCGGCAACTCCAGGCTCTCCCATGCTTCTGATAATGATCCAGTTAAACAAGAAGGTAATCACACCGGCAGAGAGTTCATTGACCATCTCGGAGCTTCCGTTGATCATTGCATCTTTCAGGAAGAGTCCGTTGAATGACACTCTTGAAAAT harbors:
- a CDS encoding MATE family efflux transporter, translating into MPLDVRRINRLDDAYEVATFVRNRWQLSPECAFIVVLDMGIAGAALGTTLAGTLGTLLSLMHFLGSKSQLKFSRVSFNGLFLKDAMINGSSEMVNELSAGVITFLFNWIIIRSMGEPGVAAVSALFLINFMFIGLLLGSSMGFAPIISFYHGSKEGEKKNEIIKRSLILMVLMSLMLFFIFRSCGELIVRIFVKEGENYGVILKQAIRFFSFAYLFNGFNIFTSNYFTALNMGKTSALIALFRSLIGIIAGLILLPPLFGELGIWLAVPFGEAISFILSLTLFVNNIRKDSASFSEREKIILSA